A region from the Sulfurospirillum oryzae genome encodes:
- a CDS encoding succinyldiaminopimelate transaminase, with product MHFEPYPFEKLTELLKDITPNSAYSAVSLTIGEPQFDTPDFIQEAFKKNSYLLNKYPKSSGESYVNEAQRSFVKNRFDVTLKSSELLSTFGTREVLFNFPQYLLYGKPNPVMAYTNPFYQIYEGAAIASRARVVHLNLTKENAFKPDINMPALKEADLIILNFPNNPTTSVLSLDELGEWVKFALKYDIVLLNDECYSEIYVGDKPASLLEASLHVGNPSFKNVLVINSISKRSSAPGLRSGFIAGDEKILSGYAKYRTYVGAGIPLPLQIASAVAWSDMEHVELTRAQYAKNLRLAHEILGVPEVDATFYVWLEVEDDLEFTCKLYEQKNIKVLPGRFLGRSGIGENYVRIALVENSVKTEHILKEIKDFISASKEASFRA from the coding sequence TTGCATTTTGAACCGTATCCGTTTGAAAAATTGACCGAGTTACTCAAAGATATTACACCAAATAGCGCTTATTCAGCGGTGTCATTGACCATTGGTGAACCGCAGTTTGACACGCCCGATTTTATTCAAGAGGCGTTTAAAAAGAACAGTTATTTGCTCAACAAATACCCCAAATCTTCGGGCGAATCCTATGTCAATGAGGCGCAACGCAGTTTTGTCAAAAACCGTTTTGATGTCACATTAAAAAGCAGTGAACTTCTCTCCACATTTGGAACCAGAGAGGTGCTTTTTAACTTTCCTCAGTACCTTTTGTATGGCAAGCCAAATCCGGTTATGGCATACACCAACCCTTTTTATCAGATTTATGAAGGTGCAGCCATTGCGAGTCGCGCTCGTGTTGTGCATCTAAATCTTACCAAAGAGAATGCGTTTAAACCTGACATTAATATGCCCGCTTTAAAAGAGGCGGATTTGATCATTCTTAATTTCCCCAACAATCCAACCACCTCTGTTTTAAGCCTTGATGAACTGGGTGAATGGGTGAAGTTTGCACTCAAATATGACATTGTGCTTTTAAACGATGAGTGTTACAGCGAGATTTATGTGGGCGACAAACCAGCTTCTTTATTGGAAGCCTCTTTACATGTAGGCAATCCTAGCTTTAAAAATGTGCTGGTCATCAACTCGATCTCCAAACGCAGCTCCGCTCCAGGGCTTAGGTCAGGCTTTATAGCAGGCGATGAGAAAATACTCAGTGGTTATGCGAAGTACCGTACTTACGTGGGAGCTGGCATTCCCTTGCCGCTTCAGATTGCTTCGGCTGTAGCGTGGAGCGATATGGAACATGTGGAACTTACGCGCGCGCAATACGCGAAAAATCTGCGCCTCGCACATGAAATTTTAGGTGTGCCAGAAGTGGATGCGACGTTTTACGTTTGGTTGGAAGTTGAGGACGATTTAGAGTTTACATGTAAGCTTTATGAGCAGAAAAACATCAAAGTTTTACCAGGTCGTTTCTTAGGACGTAGTGGAATTGGTGAAAACTATGTGCGCATTGCGCTTGTGGAAAACAGTGTGAAAACAGAACACATTTTAAAAGAGATAAAAGATTTTATTTCTGCCTCGAAAGAGGCAAGCTTTAGAGCATAG
- a CDS encoding HesA/MoeB/ThiF family protein → MMRYFHRQVQLWGEETQQSLQTKKIVIIGCGGLGSSLAYALGSSGIGEIHLVDFDEVSVHNIHRQIAFKVGDEGKLKADVVKESIESRCPFVKVYAHIGRLEAFTCKGINVDLIIDATDNLPTRGLIDAYAKEVNTPWLYGSVEAFNGQVCFFEKSSFKAFVISNKTPSGIAAPIVMHIASLQANLALRYLAGLSVKKDLLYYLYINEEGELITQKFGMPH, encoded by the coding sequence ATGATGCGCTATTTCCACAGGCAAGTGCAGCTGTGGGGAGAAGAGACACAACAAAGTTTACAAACTAAAAAGATCGTTATCATCGGCTGCGGAGGTCTTGGAAGTTCTTTGGCGTATGCGCTGGGAAGCTCAGGCATCGGTGAGATTCACCTCGTGGATTTTGATGAGGTGAGTGTGCATAACATTCACCGTCAGATTGCGTTTAAAGTGGGCGATGAGGGAAAACTCAAGGCTGACGTGGTTAAAGAGAGCATCGAAAGTCGTTGTCCTTTTGTGAAAGTTTATGCGCACATCGGACGCTTAGAAGCGTTTACATGTAAAGGTATAAACGTCGATCTCATCATCGATGCGACTGATAATTTACCCACACGAGGACTGATTGATGCGTATGCCAAAGAGGTCAATACGCCTTGGCTTTATGGCTCGGTTGAAGCCTTTAACGGACAAGTCTGTTTTTTTGAGAAGAGTAGCTTTAAAGCCTTTGTGATCAGCAACAAAACACCTTCCGGCATTGCTGCCCCCATTGTGATGCACATTGCCTCTTTGCAAGCTAACTTAGCATTGCGCTATTTAGCAGGGCTGAGTGTAAAAAAAGATTTGCTCTATTATCTGTACATCAACGAAGAGGGTGAGTTGATCACCCAAAAATTTGGAATGCCACACTAA
- a CDS encoding carbon-nitrogen hydrolase family protein, translated as MKIAALQLSTLPMSEAKLDYYFRICKQKEVEVVLLSEYALNSFFKELESMPISMIKEQSNHKIEVLKKLCADYDLHVIAPIVNVKGDFCYKCNAHFSPKSVHFFDQQFLINYKHWNEEKFFANAVAKYTLPIFLHGGVRFGIVSGYELHFDAVWAEVMKKNVDVVLTATSSTFDSARRWEELLKMRAMLNNVYILRANRVGSYKEEDTWQFYGQSSLISPFGEVELTLGDKEEMLVATIEKESLVEARKLWGWKKQVSKREAL; from the coding sequence ATGAAAATAGCGGCATTGCAACTAAGCACTTTACCGATGAGCGAAGCAAAACTCGATTATTACTTTCGTATCTGCAAACAAAAAGAGGTTGAGGTGGTATTGCTCAGTGAGTATGCACTCAACAGCTTTTTTAAAGAGTTAGAGAGCATGCCAATCTCGATGATCAAAGAGCAATCCAACCATAAAATCGAAGTTTTGAAAAAATTGTGTGCCGATTATGATTTACATGTCATAGCACCCATCGTCAATGTTAAGGGTGACTTTTGTTACAAATGCAACGCGCATTTCTCACCCAAATCGGTTCACTTTTTCGATCAGCAATTTTTGATCAATTATAAACACTGGAACGAAGAGAAATTTTTTGCCAATGCGGTTGCGAAGTACACACTTCCTATCTTTCTGCACGGAGGTGTTCGTTTTGGAATCGTGAGTGGTTATGAGCTTCACTTTGATGCGGTGTGGGCTGAAGTGATGAAGAAAAATGTGGATGTTGTCCTCACCGCTACCTCTTCAACGTTTGATTCTGCACGTCGTTGGGAAGAGCTTTTGAAAATGCGAGCTATGTTGAACAATGTCTATATTTTACGAGCAAACCGCGTTGGAAGTTATAAAGAAGAAGATACGTGGCAGTTTTACGGACAAAGTAGTCTTATCTCCCCTTTTGGCGAAGTAGAACTTACCTTAGGTGATAAAGAAGAGATGCTTGTCGCAACCATTGAAAAAGAGAGTCTTGTGGAAGCAAGAAAGCTTTGGGGATGGAAAAAACAGGTCAGTAAAAGGGAAGCATTATGA
- the xseB gene encoding exodeoxyribonuclease VII small subunit: MHEEKQSFEAKLENAKVILDTLSNPELSLEEGMKKYQEGIAILKEATKMLEEAKLTYTKLQEKEELA, from the coding sequence ATGCACGAAGAGAAGCAAAGTTTTGAAGCAAAGCTTGAGAATGCCAAAGTGATTTTAGATACGCTCTCCAACCCTGAACTTTCCTTAGAAGAGGGGATGAAAAAGTACCAAGAGGGCATCGCGATTTTAAAAGAAGCAACGAAAATGCTTGAAGAAGCAAAACTCACCTATACAAAATTGCAAGAGAAGGAAGAATTGGCATGA